Proteins co-encoded in one Flavivirga eckloniae genomic window:
- a CDS encoding sirohydrochlorin chelatase, with product MKKGILLCGHGSRTKTGTAAFKELVGILQARYSDYEVDYGFLEFNHPVYEASIERMYQKGIREIYALPIILFAGSHAKNDIPYEMNTIQGYYDDLTIKMGKHLGVNSFLLELAQKRILEEEEKHEPIDRREVCLMVVGRGTTDPDANSDVHKLACMLGEGMGFGFTTVSYSGTAYPNVTQGLELTSKMAFKRTIAIPFFFFTGILLERIYKQVRDFNESSPLQYIYTKAFGVDELILKAFDERLDETINGTANMNCQLCKYRKQIVGVESEQGKEQIGHHLNVKGVLFEEDEKVGQKNSVLSKIKKGLGI from the coding sequence ATGAAAAAAGGAATTTTACTTTGCGGACACGGTAGTAGAACCAAAACAGGAACCGCAGCGTTTAAAGAATTGGTAGGCATTCTGCAAGCACGTTACTCAGACTACGAAGTAGATTATGGGTTTTTAGAATTTAATCACCCCGTTTACGAAGCATCCATAGAACGGATGTACCAAAAAGGCATTCGTGAGATTTACGCTTTGCCCATCATTCTTTTTGCAGGATCTCATGCCAAAAATGATATTCCATATGAAATGAATACCATACAGGGATATTATGACGATTTAACCATTAAAATGGGGAAGCATCTTGGTGTCAACTCCTTTTTATTGGAATTGGCCCAAAAAAGAATATTAGAAGAAGAAGAAAAACACGAACCTATCGATAGAAGAGAGGTCTGTTTAATGGTCGTTGGGAGAGGTACAACCGATCCTGATGCCAATTCAGATGTACATAAACTGGCTTGCATGTTGGGCGAAGGCATGGGCTTTGGTTTTACAACGGTTTCATACAGTGGTACAGCTTACCCCAATGTTACTCAAGGACTAGAGCTAACAAGTAAAATGGCATTTAAACGCACCATAGCGATTCCTTTTTTCTTTTTTACAGGCATTCTTTTAGAACGCATCTATAAACAAGTACGTGATTTTAATGAAAGCTCACCGCTCCAATATATTTACACAAAAGCTTTTGGAGTCGATGAACTCATTCTAAAAGCTTTTGACGAACGTTTGGATGAAACCATTAACGGTACCGCAAATATGAATTGCCAATTATGTAAATACCGTAAGCAAATTGTTGGGGTAGAATCCGAACAAGGTAAAGAACAAATAGGGCACCACTTAAATGTAAAAGGGGTGTTGTTTGAAGAAGATGAAAAAGTTGGACAAAAAAACAGTGTCCTCTCAAAAATAAAAAAAGGATTAGGCATATGA
- the cobI gene encoding precorrin-2 C(20)-methyltransferase, translating to MTKGKIYGVSLGPGDPDLITLKGLKTLHKVDKIYYPGSLFKNDRKASYSRAILNHYELDLEKLEGFYLKMDLEREQAKTIYETTFQQILADYNKGLSIAIVSEGDISTYSSFSYLLEKIKVHQLTINLIPGITSYLHLAAESAMPLCLQNEKVVVIPRMQSKEELQEAINHFDTVVLMKIKSVMDIIESATNEDKHQITYAERLGTQEQFVTNHWDTIKQRETPYFSLIIIKNKSIIK from the coding sequence ATGACAAAAGGCAAAATATATGGCGTGTCATTAGGTCCGGGCGACCCTGATCTCATCACTTTAAAAGGATTAAAAACCCTGCATAAAGTAGATAAAATATATTACCCCGGATCCTTATTTAAAAATGATAGAAAAGCTAGTTATTCTCGCGCTATTCTAAACCATTATGAATTAGATCTGGAAAAACTAGAAGGGTTTTATTTAAAAATGGACTTGGAAAGAGAACAAGCTAAAACCATTTATGAAACCACATTTCAACAAATTTTAGCAGATTATAACAAAGGCTTATCTATCGCTATTGTTAGCGAAGGCGATATTAGTACCTACAGTTCATTTTCCTATCTATTAGAAAAAATTAAAGTCCACCAATTAACTATTAATTTAATTCCGGGCATTACGTCGTATTTGCATTTGGCTGCAGAGAGTGCCATGCCTTTATGCTTGCAAAACGAAAAAGTAGTTGTTATTCCCCGTATGCAGAGCAAAGAAGAATTGCAAGAAGCCATTAATCATTTTGATACGGTTGTTTTGATGAAAATAAAATCTGTTATGGATATTATCGAATCTGCAACAAACGAAGACAAGCATCAGATAACCTACGCAGAACGTTTAGGAACACAAGAGCAGTTTGTTACAAACCATTGGGACACTATTAAACAAAGGGAGACGCCTTATTTTTCTCTTATTATCATAAAAAATAAATCTATTATTAAATGA
- the cobJ gene encoding precorrin-3B C(17)-methyltransferase, with amino-acid sequence MKITVTGLGPGDNAYILPVVQSALQQAEVVIGYDYYFQFAKPYLKTDAELISMPLGQEEGRAEVAIKKAKTGKNVVVIGSGDASIYAMASIVYEMVSKGGDELDDLELETLPGVSAFLAAGSKLGAPLGHDFCCISLSDLMTPWNMIEKRIRAAAMGDFVTSLYNPKSKKRHWQLGRLQKIFLEERASSTPVAIVRHVTRPEEDIKITTLGALNPDDVDMFCLVMIGNSQTYQFKNYLVTPRGYLNRKPHTGKEIQQESFRIVTEHIKDLSFSVADKWAITRIIHTTGILEDFNHYAATPNAIENWHNHLKNGGEIVTDVTMVKAGITKAFIKKYNTKVHCLLNDEDAQLLAKTENITRSQAGIRKAIEQYPNALYVVGNAPTALFEIIEQLRENNRFKPAGIIGVPVGFVNVLEAKEQLSQTKNTHWALIEGNRGGSNVAAAITNAAFTLEEASNYFKS; translated from the coding sequence ATGAAAATTACCGTTACGGGCTTAGGTCCAGGAGATAATGCTTACATATTGCCTGTTGTGCAAAGTGCATTACAACAAGCAGAAGTGGTTATTGGTTACGATTATTATTTTCAGTTTGCAAAACCGTATTTAAAGACGGATGCAGAATTAATTTCGATGCCGTTAGGACAAGAAGAAGGCCGTGCCGAAGTCGCCATTAAAAAAGCAAAAACAGGTAAGAATGTCGTGGTAATAGGTTCTGGAGATGCCAGTATTTATGCCATGGCAAGCATTGTTTACGAAATGGTTTCTAAAGGAGGCGATGAGTTAGACGATCTTGAATTAGAAACGCTACCAGGTGTTTCGGCATTTTTAGCAGCAGGAAGTAAATTGGGCGCTCCGTTGGGTCACGATTTTTGCTGTATTTCTTTATCCGATTTAATGACGCCCTGGAACATGATTGAAAAAAGAATTAGAGCGGCGGCCATGGGCGATTTTGTGACTAGTTTATACAATCCAAAAAGTAAAAAAAGACATTGGCAATTAGGACGCTTACAAAAAATATTTTTGGAAGAACGTGCGTCTTCTACACCAGTGGCCATTGTTAGGCATGTAACACGCCCAGAAGAAGACATTAAAATCACAACCTTGGGAGCATTGAATCCAGACGATGTCGATATGTTTTGTTTAGTGATGATAGGTAATTCCCAGACCTATCAGTTTAAAAATTATTTAGTTACCCCAAGAGGCTATCTTAACAGAAAACCACACACAGGTAAAGAAATCCAACAAGAAAGCTTTAGGATTGTTACAGAACATATTAAAGACCTTTCCTTTTCTGTTGCCGATAAATGGGCCATTACCAGAATCATTCATACCACAGGAATTTTAGAAGATTTTAATCATTATGCCGCAACACCAAATGCTATCGAAAACTGGCACAACCATCTTAAAAATGGTGGAGAAATAGTAACAGATGTTACCATGGTGAAAGCAGGGATAACAAAAGCATTCATAAAAAAATACAACACCAAAGTACATTGTTTGTTAAACGATGAAGATGCTCAGTTATTAGCAAAAACAGAAAACATAACCCGATCGCAAGCCGGTATTAGAAAAGCCATTGAGCAATACCCGAATGCGCTTTATGTTGTTGGAAACGCCCCGACGGCATTGTTTGAAATTATTGAACAGCTAAGAGAAAATAACAGGTTTAAACCAGCAGGTATTATTGGGGTACCGGTTGGATTTGTTAACGTTTTAGAAGCCAAAGAACAATTGTCTCAAACCAAAAACACCCATTGGGCACTTATAGAAGGAAACAGAGGTGGTAGCAATGTTGCCGCGGCGATTACCAATGCCGCATTTACTTTAGAAGAAGCTTCAAATTATTTTAAATCTTAA
- the bluB gene encoding 5,6-dimethylbenzimidazole synthase produces MNKFTSENIETLEQIILARRDVRGNRFIDKPVTQKDLDKILFAGVNAPSVGFSQPWEFVIIKDLKIRNKIKDSFFEENEKGKQLFEEKKADAYTQLKLEGIIESALNIAVFYKPSKHPVLGQTSMKEAGEYSVVCAIQNMWLMARALNIGLGWVSILNAQKIKSILNAPEDRQLIGYLCLGHVDKFYENPELEQLQWEKRKHINDVVIKESYQ; encoded by the coding sequence ATGAACAAATTCACTTCTGAAAATATTGAAACACTTGAGCAAATAATATTGGCTCGAAGAGATGTGAGAGGGAATCGTTTTATTGATAAACCAGTAACCCAAAAAGATTTAGATAAAATCTTATTTGCAGGCGTTAATGCCCCTTCAGTTGGTTTTTCTCAACCTTGGGAATTTGTGATTATTAAAGACTTAAAAATCAGAAATAAAATAAAGGATAGTTTTTTTGAAGAGAACGAAAAAGGCAAACAGCTTTTTGAAGAAAAAAAAGCAGATGCATATACACAGTTAAAATTAGAAGGTATTATAGAATCGGCACTCAATATCGCTGTTTTTTACAAACCAAGTAAACATCCTGTTTTAGGACAAACCTCAATGAAAGAAGCAGGCGAATATTCGGTAGTCTGTGCCATTCAAAATATGTGGCTCATGGCACGCGCTTTAAATATAGGATTGGGTTGGGTAAGTATTTTAAACGCTCAAAAAATTAAAAGCATTTTAAATGCACCAGAAGATAGGCAACTAATAGGCTATTTATGTTTAGGACATGTCGATAAATTTTATGAAAACCCAGAGCTAGAGCAGTTACAATGGGAAAAGCGCAAGCATATTAATGATGTAGTTATAAAAGAATCGTATCAATAA
- the cbiE gene encoding precorrin-6y C5,15-methyltransferase (decarboxylating) subunit CbiE codes for MNASKAHIDFYLVGIGNHAVPKWDDAILALIQQSTVFSGGKRHYELVKPFLPANHSWIEISGKMEALIQKYKTIHLPIVIFVSGDPFFYGFGNTLQRLLPHAKLKACPYFNSIQLLCHKTKTNYNALKTVSVHGRDWSALDSALINRNELIGVLTDAKKTPATIAKRMLQYGFDNYSITIGEALDGNNEHIEKLDLLACTKKEHDRLNCVLLNQITPKDKPFGIPDHAFVPLPNRANMITKMPIRLSTVSALQLQNKGVFWDVGSCTGSVAIEAKQHFPHVKIIAFEKRTACETIIQQNTERFSTPGIEIVIDDFFNLNLKDYPTPDAVFIGGHGGRLKELIHTVHQLNPSARCVTNAVKESSTNTFVEEFTKLNYTISTTVIQVNAHNKISIHTAEKRSK; via the coding sequence ATGAATGCATCTAAAGCACATATCGATTTTTATCTGGTTGGAATTGGCAATCATGCTGTTCCAAAATGGGATGATGCTATTTTAGCATTAATCCAACAATCCACTGTTTTTTCAGGAGGAAAACGTCATTACGAATTAGTGAAACCGTTTTTGCCTGCAAACCATTCTTGGATAGAAATCTCTGGGAAGATGGAAGCCCTCATTCAAAAATATAAAACAATTCATTTACCCATAGTAATATTCGTCTCTGGTGATCCTTTCTTCTATGGTTTTGGGAATACCTTACAGCGTTTATTACCGCATGCAAAACTAAAAGCATGTCCCTATTTCAATAGCATTCAATTACTGTGTCATAAAACAAAAACCAACTACAATGCATTAAAAACAGTATCAGTGCATGGTAGAGATTGGTCGGCTTTAGATAGCGCATTAATTAATAGAAATGAGTTAATAGGCGTGTTAACAGATGCGAAAAAAACACCAGCAACAATAGCCAAACGCATGTTGCAATATGGTTTTGATAATTATTCAATAACGATTGGCGAAGCTTTGGACGGAAATAATGAACACATAGAAAAACTCGATCTATTAGCCTGTACCAAAAAAGAGCACGATCGCCTAAACTGTGTTTTATTAAACCAAATAACGCCAAAAGACAAACCATTTGGTATTCCAGACCATGCTTTTGTACCATTACCTAATCGGGCAAATATGATTACCAAAATGCCCATTAGATTAAGCACCGTTAGTGCTTTGCAACTACAAAATAAAGGGGTGTTTTGGGATGTGGGATCTTGTACAGGATCTGTAGCTATTGAAGCCAAACAACATTTTCCGCATGTCAAAATTATTGCTTTCGAAAAACGAACAGCATGCGAAACCATAATTCAACAAAACACAGAACGTTTTTCTACGCCGGGGATTGAGATTGTTATCGACGATTTTTTCAATCTAAATTTAAAAGATTACCCAACTCCAGATGCCGTTTTTATTGGCGGACATGGAGGCAGACTAAAAGAATTAATTCATACAGTCCACCAGTTAAACCCATCTGCTCGTTGCGTTACCAATGCCGTAAAAGAAAGCAGTACCAACACATTTGTAGAAGAGTTTACAAAATTAAATTATACGATTAGCACAACTGTTATTCAAGTAAACGCCCATAATAAAATTAGCATTCACACAGCAGAAAAAAGAAGTAAATGA
- the cobM gene encoding precorrin-4 C(11)-methyltransferase — translation MKKIAIIAVTEKGVEKALVIQKEFPKSLVITTLQSNNDHVSTITSISDYLSENFSKLDGICFVTALGICVRLIAPHLKDKNTDPAVISFDDLGLNVQSVLSGHKGGANDFCLKIATILGGKAIISTSSDVQEIWALDTIGNQFDWQIENSVSMNTIMALFVNNKPTALLLDIKDKGTEHLEKTVPGFVTVFYDESAIDFSQFELFITVSYKIYDATIPSLFFIPKVLSVGSGCSKKLDPILFQETLELELKTRGLRFSAIKNFGSIDIKAEQQAYLDFSAKNKMPFRTFTSEKINTISVPNPSAVVQSKIGVDGVSESCAILLSGNKNVLVEKQKIHLENNEKFTFSVALNTNAERKTSIAIIGAGPGDEELITVKGKYYLEQADCVLYAGSLIPEEMTDWCKAGAVVRNSATMTLEEQVALMQEHYKKGNAIVRLQCGDPSLYGAIQEQMTIFDELEMDYFIVPGISSFSAAAAVLKSEFTIPEVVQSIVLTRGEGKTPMPPKESIAAFAATNATMCIFLSVGIATKVQAQLLEHFDPETPVAVMYRITWKDEEIFEGKLENLAQIVKDSKKTRTVLIVVGHAIGARKNRSQLYSPEWKHIFRTNKKFVITE, via the coding sequence ATGAAAAAAATAGCCATTATAGCAGTTACTGAAAAAGGGGTAGAAAAAGCACTCGTTATTCAGAAAGAATTTCCAAAATCATTGGTTATTACCACCTTGCAGTCAAACAACGATCATGTATCGACCATCACATCTATTTCAGACTATCTATCCGAAAATTTTTCGAAGTTAGACGGTATTTGTTTTGTAACCGCTTTAGGTATTTGTGTGCGTTTAATTGCACCACACCTTAAAGATAAAAACACCGATCCTGCTGTAATTTCTTTTGATGATCTTGGCTTAAATGTACAATCGGTACTAAGCGGTCATAAAGGAGGTGCCAATGATTTTTGTTTAAAAATAGCCACCATTTTAGGCGGAAAGGCTATTATATCGACCTCAAGCGATGTTCAGGAAATTTGGGCTTTAGATACCATTGGAAATCAATTTGATTGGCAAATAGAAAACTCCGTATCCATGAACACCATCATGGCATTGTTTGTAAACAATAAACCAACTGCCTTGCTCTTAGATATTAAAGACAAAGGCACAGAACATTTGGAAAAAACGGTTCCAGGTTTTGTGACTGTTTTTTATGATGAAAGCGCTATTGATTTTTCTCAATTTGAATTATTCATTACAGTAAGTTACAAGATTTACGATGCCACAATTCCAAGCTTGTTTTTTATTCCAAAAGTACTTTCGGTTGGATCTGGATGTTCCAAAAAACTAGACCCTATTCTTTTTCAAGAAACCTTAGAATTAGAACTAAAAACAAGAGGTTTAAGGTTTTCTGCCATTAAAAATTTCGGTTCAATTGATATTAAGGCAGAGCAACAAGCTTACTTAGATTTTAGTGCAAAAAACAAGATGCCATTTCGCACATTTACTTCAGAAAAAATAAACACTATTTCAGTGCCTAACCCAAGTGCTGTGGTACAATCTAAAATAGGTGTAGATGGCGTGTCAGAATCTTGTGCCATACTACTTTCTGGAAATAAAAACGTATTGGTCGAAAAGCAAAAAATACATTTAGAGAATAATGAAAAATTCACCTTTTCTGTTGCTTTAAATACCAATGCAGAACGTAAAACATCCATCGCCATTATTGGAGCAGGGCCTGGTGACGAAGAACTCATCACCGTAAAAGGGAAATACTATTTGGAGCAAGCCGACTGCGTGTTGTATGCAGGTAGTTTAATCCCAGAAGAAATGACCGATTGGTGTAAAGCTGGAGCTGTAGTTCGTAACTCGGCAACGATGACACTCGAAGAGCAAGTCGCTTTAATGCAAGAACATTATAAAAAAGGGAATGCCATTGTGCGTTTACAATGTGGCGACCCGTCTTTGTATGGCGCTATTCAAGAACAAATGACCATTTTTGACGAATTGGAAATGGATTATTTTATCGTACCCGGTATTTCTTCATTTAGTGCGGCGGCCGCTGTTTTGAAATCAGAATTTACTATTCCAGAAGTCGTGCAATCTATTGTTTTAACTAGAGGAGAAGGTAAAACGCCCATGCCTCCAAAAGAAAGTATTGCCGCCTTTGCCGCTACCAATGCGACCATGTGTATTTTTTTAAGCGTAGGCATAGCAACTAAAGTACAAGCGCAACTATTGGAGCATTTTGATCCGGAAACGCCTGTGGCAGTTATGTATCGGATTACTTGGAAAGATGAAGAAATTTTTGAAGGAAAATTAGAAAATCTGGCACAAATTGTAAAAGACAGTAAAAAAACAAGAACCGTATTAATTGTGGTAGGACATGCTATTGGAGCACGTAAAAACAGATCACAATTATACAGCCCCGAATGGAAACATATTTTTAGAACCAACAAGAAATTTGTAATAACAGAGTAA
- a CDS encoding precorrin-6A/cobalt-precorrin-6A reductase, translating into MILVFGGTTEGKKVAKVLQGSAMPFVYSTKTNIAFEETEIASYRYGALNEKQLEAYLIEKRIEIIINASHPFAEILHQTIAKVAEKLQIPVIRFGRQLLSKINHPLVSYVNTYDDALKLLKSNQTLLALTGVQSIKRLKPWWRNNTSYFRILNRPESIAIAQESNFPEEQLILGLPSANLEEEIALLKTCKIDVVLTKETGNSGFLSTKIEATLKTNTQIIIINQPKIPSYFKMVYDVNALESVISKKSLL; encoded by the coding sequence ATGATACTAGTATTTGGCGGAACAACAGAAGGAAAAAAGGTAGCAAAGGTGTTACAAGGAAGCGCTATGCCTTTTGTGTATTCTACCAAAACGAACATTGCTTTTGAAGAAACAGAGATTGCTAGTTATCGATATGGTGCGTTAAATGAAAAACAATTAGAAGCTTATCTTATAGAAAAGCGTATAGAGATTATTATCAATGCATCGCATCCCTTTGCAGAAATACTCCATCAAACCATTGCAAAGGTTGCCGAAAAATTACAGATTCCTGTTATACGGTTTGGACGGCAATTGCTTTCTAAAATAAACCATCCATTAGTTTCTTATGTAAATACATATGATGATGCTTTAAAATTACTAAAGAGCAATCAAACCCTGTTGGCCTTAACAGGTGTGCAATCCATCAAAAGATTAAAACCTTGGTGGCGAAATAATACAAGCTATTTTAGAATCCTTAATAGACCAGAATCCATTGCTATTGCTCAAGAAAGTAATTTTCCTGAAGAACAATTAATTCTAGGCTTGCCCTCTGCAAATTTAGAAGAAGAAATCGCTTTACTTAAAACGTGTAAAATAGATGTTGTACTAACAAAAGAGACCGGAAACAGTGGTTTTCTATCTACAAAAATCGAAGCGACCTTAAAAACAAATACACAGATCATCATCATTAATCAACCCAAAATACCAAGCTATTTTAAGATGGTTTATGATGTTAATGCATTGGAATCAGTCATTTCTAAAAAGAGTCTGCTATGA
- the cbiD gene encoding cobalt-precorrin-5B (C(1))-methyltransferase CbiD encodes MSLRKIPKGPLREGFTTGTCATATAKAGLMAIIHQKATLKVKVHLPIDKVVELPIHTCEFTEDTAKCSVIKDAGDDPDVTNGAEIGCIVTLTQQKDIQFFAGEGVGTLTLKGLELAIGEPAINPVPRKMMRSATQKLLHDYDLECGVSITVFVTDGKKIAKRTLNERVGIMNGISILGTSGIVKPYSSSSYIASIEQGIDVAVANKIDELVINSGARSEKYLRTKFSHLPEHAFIHYGNWIGETLTKINKSPIKKVSIGIMLGKAVKLAGGVTDTHSCVSSWNKDFVVRLAEEIGFKETEKIRALNMAGRLIELFDFEQKAPFFQLLLKHCYQHTQVKIKQVALEIYLIHKDGTLIKYKK; translated from the coding sequence ATGAGTTTAAGGAAAATTCCAAAAGGACCGTTAAGAGAAGGGTTTACAACAGGAACCTGTGCTACAGCAACAGCAAAAGCAGGGTTAATGGCTATTATTCATCAAAAAGCGACTTTAAAAGTAAAGGTACACCTGCCAATTGATAAAGTAGTTGAGTTGCCAATACACACTTGTGAGTTCACAGAAGATACTGCGAAATGTTCGGTAATTAAAGATGCAGGGGACGACCCCGATGTAACTAATGGTGCAGAAATAGGTTGTATTGTAACATTAACACAACAAAAAGATATTCAGTTTTTTGCAGGCGAAGGTGTTGGAACGTTGACGCTTAAAGGTTTGGAACTTGCTATTGGAGAACCGGCCATAAATCCCGTTCCAAGAAAAATGATGCGTAGTGCCACTCAAAAACTATTGCACGATTACGATTTAGAATGTGGCGTATCGATAACCGTTTTTGTTACAGATGGAAAAAAAATAGCAAAGCGTACACTCAATGAGCGTGTAGGTATCATGAATGGCATTTCTATTTTAGGAACAAGTGGCATTGTAAAACCATACTCATCCTCATCTTATATTGCCAGTATAGAGCAAGGCATAGACGTTGCCGTTGCCAATAAAATTGACGAATTGGTTATTAATTCTGGAGCAAGAAGCGAAAAATATTTGCGTACAAAGTTTAGCCATCTGCCAGAACATGCATTTATCCATTATGGTAATTGGATTGGAGAAACCCTAACAAAAATCAACAAGTCACCTATAAAAAAAGTAAGCATTGGTATTATGTTGGGGAAAGCAGTAAAACTAGCGGGAGGCGTTACCGATACGCATAGTTGCGTTTCTAGCTGGAATAAAGATTTTGTAGTTCGGTTAGCCGAAGAAATTGGATTTAAGGAAACTGAAAAAATTAGAGCCTTAAATATGGCTGGACGATTAATTGAGTTGTTTGATTTTGAGCAAAAGGCCCCTTTTTTCCAGCTATTATTAAAACATTGCTACCAACATACTCAAGTAAAAATTAAACAGGTAGCATTAGAAATTTACCTTATTCATAAAGACGGAACACTTATAAAATATAAAAAATGA
- a CDS encoding AAA family ATPase, with protein sequence MKQDKNQIKFPFSAIVGQDHFKLALILNLVDPSIGGVLAIGDKGTGKTTLIRSLTNLMGDETAYPFVNLPIGVSEDRLVGSIDLEQLINAKKEVVNLGLMAQAHQGVLYVDEVNLLQDYLTDILLDATASGNYYLEREGISRYFKSQFCLVGSMNPEEGSLRPQLKDRFGLSVTITTPKDVKIRQKIMKQRLAFDDDPSQFIVNYKSKDESIATQIKTAKSKLLSIKIADGVIEYCSELAIQHQVEGLRADILLIKTARAYASYKNIAEVTTKEVDSIADFVLNHRSLNTPDQQNRPQEQNDQPQESDSDTNTSREEKATILIPENKFQKPKEIHVNTIQNGTYSTQSVDGNFTALDTKKTVSQYLATDKFELKTKRKSTVLKQHHIFLIDSSGSMLKNQIIAYAKGAVNKITEQTKTQSTQFSMVSLFNGDAQIILRNSTVLSTVEATLAEIKTGGKTNLIAGFKQIKGLCSDMEHQHVLHVITDGKLNEDSHLEDVTLAFRTYCKGIHKTQIVDAEKGIVKTGVAQELAKRINAEYEVLITGNDL encoded by the coding sequence ATGAAACAAGATAAAAACCAAATAAAGTTCCCTTTTTCTGCCATTGTAGGGCAAGACCATTTTAAGCTAGCGCTTATTTTAAATTTGGTCGACCCGTCAATTGGCGGGGTATTAGCCATTGGAGATAAAGGCACAGGAAAAACCACTTTGATTAGATCCTTAACAAATTTAATGGGAGACGAAACAGCATACCCTTTTGTTAATTTACCTATTGGTGTCTCTGAAGATCGACTTGTTGGAAGCATTGATTTGGAACAATTGATTAATGCTAAAAAAGAAGTGGTCAACTTAGGGTTAATGGCACAAGCACATCAAGGTGTTTTGTATGTAGACGAAGTGAATCTGTTGCAAGATTACCTTACCGATATTTTGTTGGATGCTACCGCTTCTGGTAATTATTATTTAGAAAGAGAGGGCATATCACGTTATTTTAAAAGTCAGTTTTGTTTAGTGGGGTCTATGAACCCCGAAGAGGGAAGTTTAAGACCACAACTAAAAGATCGTTTTGGATTAAGTGTCACTATTACAACTCCCAAAGATGTTAAAATACGTCAAAAAATCATGAAACAACGGTTGGCTTTTGATGATGATCCTTCACAATTTATAGTCAATTATAAAAGCAAAGACGAAAGTATAGCCACACAAATTAAAACCGCTAAAAGCAAGTTGTTATCTATAAAAATAGCGGATGGTGTTATTGAATACTGTAGCGAATTAGCCATTCAGCATCAAGTAGAAGGTTTACGAGCCGATATTTTATTGATAAAAACGGCGAGAGCCTATGCTTCTTATAAAAACATAGCAGAAGTTACCACAAAGGAAGTTGACAGCATTGCAGATTTTGTGCTAAATCACAGAAGTTTGAATACACCAGATCAACAAAATCGACCACAAGAGCAAAACGACCAGCCTCAAGAATCAGACTCGGATACAAATACTTCAAGAGAAGAAAAAGCCACTATTTTAATACCTGAAAATAAATTTCAGAAGCCAAAGGAAATACATGTCAATACCATTCAAAATGGCACGTATTCAACGCAAAGTGTAGATGGTAATTTTACAGCATTAGACACAAAAAAAACAGTAAGCCAATATTTAGCAACCGATAAATTTGAGCTAAAAACCAAACGTAAAAGCACTGTTTTAAAACAGCATCATATTTTTTTAATAGACTCTAGCGGGTCTATGCTTAAAAACCAAATTATAGCTTACGCCAAAGGGGCTGTAAATAAAATAACAGAGCAAACAAAAACACAAAGTACTCAATTTTCTATGGTTTCCTTATTTAATGGAGACGCTCAAATTATTTTAAGAAACAGCACTGTTTTAAGTACTGTTGAAGCAACATTAGCAGAAATAAAAACAGGAGGAAAGACCAATTTAATTGCTGGTTTTAAGCAAATAAAAGGGTTGTGCTCGGATATGGAACATCAGCATGTTCTTCATGTTATTACAGATGGAAAATTAAATGAAGATAGCCACTTGGAAGATGTAACACTCGCTTTTCGAACGTATTGCAAAGGCATACATAAAACTCAAATTGTTGATGCAGAAAAAGGCATCGTAAAAACAGGGGTTGCTCAAGAGCTTGCCAAACGAATTAATGCAGAGTACGAAGTTTTAATTACAGGGAATGACTTATAA